From a single Geothermobacter ehrlichii genomic region:
- a CDS encoding GIY-YIG nuclease family protein: MIDLPDDKGIYLLQLSVVHEETLGIGRLGTLWLSPGTCFYIGSARGPGGLRARIAHHLGSKATPHWHIDHLRGPCRITEIWFSTDGAADECLWAQAVASIGGTRIPLARFGASDCRCAAHLFWRRRPFAPSTFRRHLRRLGDSARGIRQTVPLRPGRA; encoded by the coding sequence ATGATCGACCTGCCCGACGACAAGGGAATCTACCTGCTGCAGCTCTCGGTCGTGCATGAAGAGACGCTGGGAATCGGCCGGCTCGGCACCCTCTGGCTGTCTCCGGGGACCTGTTTCTACATCGGCAGCGCCCGCGGTCCGGGCGGACTGCGGGCACGAATCGCCCACCATCTGGGCAGCAAGGCCACTCCCCACTGGCACATCGACCATCTGCGCGGACCGTGCCGGATTACGGAAATCTGGTTCAGCACCGATGGCGCGGCCGACGAATGCCTCTGGGCGCAGGCGGTGGCCTCAATAGGCGGCACCCGTATCCCCCTGGCCCGATTCGGCGCCTCCGACTGTCGTTGCGCCGCACACCTCTTCTGGCGCCGCCGGCCCTTCGCCCCTTCCACATTCCGTCGCCACCTGCGCCGGCTGGGCGACAGTGCCAGGGGAATCCGGCAGACAGTCCCCTTGCGCCCGGGGCGTGCCTGA